From a single Aspergillus puulaauensis MK2 DNA, chromosome 2, nearly complete sequence genomic region:
- a CDS encoding uncharacterized protein (COG:E;~EggNog:ENOG410PK4V;~InterPro:IPR038697,IPR015920;~PFAM:PF16010;~SECRETED:SignalP(1-23)) has product MKAFTLKLAAVLAGNAVLQACLAQSTTPTLYRDPSTGIRFDTWTVPNSSVSAGLTFGVALPEDALTSDATEFIGYLSCNSAKGDGSGWCGISLGGYMYNSLLLMAYPSGEGQGDKVLTSFRFTTEYAMPSLYTGNATLTQISSTINSTGFSLLFRCEGCLSWDQNGTAGNASTSSGRPLLGWAQAGVNPTDGECPDDLSLVKHDAQSLWYAQLDRNSTSALYDSWSRLATKVVTGDCDDDAASTMFRRY; this is encoded by the exons ATGAAAGCTTTCACCCTGAAGCTCGCTGCAGTTCTTGCAGGCAATGCAG TCTTGCAGGCATGCCTGGCCCAGTCAACCACACCCACCTTATACAGAGACCCCAGCACTGGTATCCGGTTTGATACGTGGACGGTGCCTAACAGTAGCGTTTCTGCGGGACTGACTTTTGGGGTGGCTCTCCCGGAGGATGCTCTCACCTCAGATGCAACCGAGTTCATTGGTTACCTG TCCTGCAACTCAGCAAAGGGCGATGGAAGCGGCTGGTGTGGGATCTCTTTAGGAGGATACATGTATAACAGCTTGCTTCTAATGGCTTACCCTTCGGGCGAGGGCCAGGGGGATAAAGTGCTAACCTCATTCCGCTTTACCACCGAATATGCAATGCCGAGCTTATACACGGGCAACGCCACGCTGACGCAGATCTCATCGACCATCAACTCAACGGGGTTCAGTCTGTTGTTCCGATGCGAGGGGTGCCTCTCTTGGGATCAGAATGGCACGGCCGGAAACGCTTCGACGAGTTCTGGTCGCCCTTTGTTGGGGTGGGCGCAGGCCGGGGTCAATCCCACGGATGGCGAGTGCCCTGATGATTTGTCGCTGGTGAAGCATGATGCGCAGAGTCTTTGGTATGCGCAGCTTGATAGGAATTCTACGAGCGCCTTGTATGATTCTTGGTCCCGGCTGGCTACGAAGGTTGTGACTGGTGAttgtgatgatgatgctgctaGTACTATGTTTCGGCGGTATTGA
- a CDS encoding uncharacterized protein (COG:S;~EggNog:ENOG410PK7N;~InterPro:IPR027417,IPR007111;~PFAM:PF05729), translated as MSATGKSAFSRALDEYVQSRPAKSQTPQFVQTLQDQQRAGLALNGDEIKKDIVHLEKNATDRKAAQTARKILRPVVNMLSTYTGVVDTLVQADPMPTAVIWGALKAVIQASSRFLDLYDKISDQIDRLCAHIETLTGYEELFGDSSAMQELLQASYVGIFSFWRRVEKECNRGVSNRMLRAVVPFSTAKIDDLVASIGSTADDMSRLIPVVQGRLDRREREDAAAERRLAGIARADQKLLSQMYQEDLKKRNEERKLQRQKDVRDWLRGGKALLNESNFRHQDYKQRARSPGTCEWLLENEKWKSWVDVQSAVSQLSIRAAPGVGKSVLAAYAVNALSGISPDGAAVVYQYYTCDDDFTALLVYRCLAEQLANQLGKHTANMPEDIHTFTQQGGTSARSEDIQTIIRMLVERLPATYVILDGLDEMCETEKRRRDLCDVIDFLQQLSSAAPNRLRVWYSSQSRACLDSRLTSIPSIEVTKDLNSSDIERYLSMSIVDLDSLELDEGYRNLILQELREKADGCFLWASLMLDSMSNAITLQMVQQLIDEGLPDNYERYYRRKMESIQPPLRGFVSLLLACIVHAKRPLRLEELCECTAMAQAKEGQDLNSNEKLVRSRVLQLCQPLVQVHESETETGETISICTLTHRSVQSFLLKNPDILKDGQDSKTYALDSRLMADICLKYLLQPRYGQLLCKREDTYVDIHDSDIMDHHLLTYSAKYWDRHLDSVEASPDVCSHVSKLLKSAQFFTLLQVQSLFVEGQFSIWLNTLRPWAGKHFRRVFPHWLENSCSETFGSNYEALLTEWGFFLNEEAGLDGVHAGEIDRCFFGALGGDNVLHKGPSRYKSLKFLENEGKAVQSPIRCFDALDASGTKLRVVKMEGLSTEDLVLTCESWDLNGPQGQLQGVQWFRVSSENWSLYEYPLSKKVFGRPDLVSFSSDLQYMRIGSRIFMQDEDLEYKPLPISEIYFDEIASKDNFVALTTRRPVDAKDIQTPEQAASGKPVDYAEIKMQDLKAEMKLLDEIAAATSLESTVSTQPTTTITTDRDSDEVSRASSASSAVSNGPDDVESTADKKSWADSSNTDKLLFPSSSGSAGNSAYTSWSEGSTEHSSDDVEEEDDQWNDWHQKLNPEELDLEERGSLGSDNQSFEADIESDFNESDSDIPSVRSGAHSIRTVSGSDSAPKAPSSSYTFSKYSGSEGDSDGSENGDGAHLQEMMLGGRAARVDGSKRTSIRVYDATRPESVPVFHYNGFVKGALFDSPPAFHPTKSLLVWPLGDGQILFANHQANTYFTRQLCRSAYNTCHVSIRSHFSSDGQYLHFAALEAGKVQGEGKQTGEDKKTGAEEGPPVHLKLQVSTHRLSSRKTASSPPRLIFRTTLDIGVVSKIPVSNLPFFVTWADRELFLLNRGRTLDVTRIPLFRRPEQTGLSICSLKDPIYLPRSTESRSMHFVPAPEPSISESPADRKRAKRFASLILGSYSSSPTREVFVPKALCDTPIAVFLRENRDLVWQCKSTSAEAEEMPLVNSACGRLKGKFESFDLEEDCDIVPYFF; from the exons ATGTCTGCGACAGGGAAATCGGCGTTTTCGCGCGCGCTCGATGAATACGTCCAGTCGCGCCCGGCGAAGAGCCAGACACCGCAGTTCGTCCAAACCCTGCAAGACCAGCAGCGCGCTGGGCTGGCCCTCAATGGAgacgagatcaagaaggataTCGTACATCTCGAAAAAAATGCAACGGACCGCAAGGCCGCTCAGACAGCACGCAAGATCCTCCGCCCGGTCGTGAATATGCTGTCGACTTATACCGGCGTGGTGGACACCTTGGTCCAAGCAGACCCCATGCCAACTGCAGTCATCTGGGGCGCTTTAAAAGCCGTGATTCAAGCCTCGTCGCGGTTTCTCGACTTATATGACAAGATAAGCGACCAGATCGACAGATTGTGCGCGCATATAGAGACCCTGACTGGGTACGAGGAACTGTTCGGGGACTCCTCGGCCATGCAAGAGCTCCTGCAGGCATCGTACGTCGGTATCTTCAGTTTCTGGAGACGCGTCGAGAAGGAGTGTAACCGGGGCGTCTCCAACCGAATGCTCAGGGCAGTCGTCCCATTCAGCACGGCCAAAATCGATGACCTGGTTGCGAGCATCGGTAGCACTGCGGACGACATGAGCCGGCTTATTCCTGTCGTGCAAGGTCGCCTCGACAGGCGCGAACGCGAGGATGCCGCTGCAGAACGTCGACTGGCAGGCATCGCTCGAGCGGACCAGAAGCTGCTTTCTCAGATGTACCAGGAAGACCTGAAAAAGCGCaatgaggaaagaaagcTCCAGAGGCAGAAGGACGTGCGCGACTGGCTCCGTGGCGGCAAAGCGCTACTCAACGAGAGCAACTTCCGGCATCAGGATTATAAACAGCGCGCGCGAAGCCCTGGTACCTGTGAATGGCTACTGGAGAATGAGAAATGGAAGAGCTGGGTTGATGTCCAGTCCGCGGTCTCCCAACTGTCGATACGAGCAGCCCCTGGGGTTGGAAAGTCCGTCTTAGCAGCCTACGCTGTGAATGCTCTCTCTGGCATCAGTCCCGAtggtgctgctgtcgtcTACCAGTACTACACCTGTGATGACGACTTCACGGCTCTCCTGGTATACCGATGCCTTGCCGAGCAGCTTGCAAATCAACTGGGAAAGCACACTGCCAATATGCCCGAGGACATCCACACCTTTACGCAACAAGGCGGAACGAGTGCCCGGAGTGAAGATATCCAAACAATTATCAGGATGCTTGTTGAGAGGCTCCCCGCGACGTACGTTATACTGGACGGCCTGGACGAGATGTGCGAGACAGAGAAGCGAAGGCGAGATCTGTGCGATGTTATAGACTTCCTACAACAGCTGTCGAGTGCAGCTCCAAACCGGCTGCGTGTGTGGTACAGCTCGCAGAGCCGTGCTTGTCTCGACTCTCGATTGACCAGCATTCCCTCGATCGAAGTGACGAAAGATCTCAACAGCTCTGACATCGAGAGGTATTTGTCCATGTCGATTGTTGACCTGGACAGTTTAGAGCTCGACGAAGGGTACAGGAATCTGATCCTCCAGGAGCTGCGTGAGAAGGCTGATGGGTGCTTTCTATGGGCCTCCCTGATGCTAGACTCCATGTCCAATGCTATCACGCTGCAGATGGTCCAGCAGCTCATTGACGAGGGCCTTCCGGATAATTATGAACGATACTATCGCCGAAAGATGGAAAGCATTCAACCACCTCTCAGAGGATTTGTTTC CCTACTGCTGGCCTGCATTGTCCATGCTAAGCGGCCCTTACGACTGGAGGAGCTCTGCGAGTGCACCGCCATGGCACAAGCAAAAGAGGGCCAGGatctcaacagcaacgagAAGCTCGTCAGGAGCAGGGTCTTGCAACTATGCCAGCCCCTCGTGCAGGTCCACGAAAGCGAAACCGAAACAGGAGAAACAATATCTATCTGCACACTGACACACCGGTCCGTTCAAAGTTTTCTGCTTAAAAATCCGGACATCTTGAAAGATGGCCAGGATTCCAAGACGTACGCCCTCGATAGTAGGCTCATGGCGGATATATGTCTCAAgtatctgctgcagccgcGCTATGGCCAGTTGCTCTGCAAAAGGGAGGACACATATGTCGACATTCATGACAGCGATATCATGGACCATCATCTCCTTACCTACTCAGCAAAGTACTGGGACAGACACCTGGATAGCGTGGAAGCCTCACCCGACGTTTGCTCCCACGTGTCGAAACTACTCAAGAGTGCCCAATTCTTCACCTTACTGCAGGTACAAAGCCTCTTCGTGGAAG GTCAATTTTCAATCTGGCTGAATACGCTCCGTCCCTGGGCTGGTAAGCACTTCCGACGAGTCTTCCCTCACTGGCTCGAGAATAGTTGCTCCGAAACCTTTGGGTCTAATTATGAAGCATTATTGACTGAATGGGGGTTCTTCCTGAACGAAGAGGCCGGCTTGGATGGAGTCCACGCTGGTGAGATTGACCGGTGCTTCTTTGGCGCGCTGGGAGGCGACAACGTACTTCACAAGGGCCCATCCAGGTATAAAAGCCTAAAGTTCCTCGAGAATGAAGGCAAGGCTGTTCAGTCGCCGATCAGGTGTTTTGATGCCCTGGACGCGAGCGGGACCAAACTAAGGGTGGTCAAGATGGAGGGACT GAGCACTGAGGACTTGGTGCTTACATGTGAAAGCTGGGATCTAAATGGTCCACagggccagctccagggaGTCCAGTGGTTCCGCGTCTCATCAGAGAATTGGTCTCTGTATGAATATCCCTTGTCCAAGAAAGTCTTCGGGCGTCCGGACTTGGTATCATTCAGTAGCGACCTCCAGTATATGCGCATTGGCTCTCGTATTTTCATGCAGGACGAGGACCTCGAGTACAAGCCGCTCCCTATTAGCGAGATATACTTTGATGAAATCGCCAGCAAGGACAACTTTGTGGCCCTCACAACAAGACGACCAGTCGATGCAAAGGACATTCAGACCCCAGAACAAGCAGCCAGCGGAAAACCGGTTGACTATGCGGAGATCAAAATGCAGGACCTGAAAGCAGAGATGAAGCTGCTAGATGAGATAGCCGCTGCAACTTCCCTTGAGTCCACCGTCTCTACGCAGCCAACGACTACGATTACAACCGATCGTGATAGTGACGAGGTATCCAGGGCATCGTCGGCGTCTTCCGCTGTGTCGAATGGTCCTGATGACGTTGAGTCCACGGCAGACAAGAAGAGTTGGGCGGATAGCTCGAACACAGACAAGTTGCTATTTCCGTCGTCGTCTGGGTCCGCTGGGAATTCAGCATATACGTCATGGAGCGAGGGGTCAACCGAGCATTCATCTGATGAtgtcgaagaggaggacgacCAGTGGAATGATTGGCATCAGAAGCTGAATCCTGAAGAGTTGGATCTTGAAGAGCGTGGAAGCCTGGGGAGTGATAACCAGTCATTCGAAGCCGACATAGAAAGCGATTTCAACGAGTCTGACTCTGATATCCCCAGTGTCAGAAGCGGTGCACATTCAATCAGAACGGTGAGTGGTTCTGACTCTGCACCAAAGGCCCCATCCAGTTCTTACACCTTCAGCAAATACAGCGGCTCCGAAGGCGATAGCGACGGTTCAGAAAACGGAGATGGAGCGCACCTGCAAGAAATGATGCTGGGAGGAAGAGCCGCAAGGGTTGACGGGAGCAAGAGGACCAGCATTCGTGTGTATGATGCCACCAGGCCGGAGTCTGTGCCTGTCTTCCACTACAACGGCTTCGTCAAGGGAGCCCTATTCGACTCCCCGCCAGCGTTCCATCCAACAAAGTCTCTCCTGGTTTGGCCGCTGGGCGACGGACAGATCCTGTTTGCAAATCACCAGGCGAACACTTACTTTACGCGGCAGCTGTGTCGGTCAGCATACAACACTTGCCATGTCTCCATCAGGTCACACTTTTCCTCTGACGGACAATATCTCCACTTTGCGGCCCTGGAGGCCGGTAAGGTCCAGGGTGAGGGTAAGCAGACTggcgaggacaagaagaccgGCGCAGAAGAGGGGCCTCCTGTCCATCTCAAGCTACAGGTGTCAACGCACAGGCTGTCCTCTCGAAAGACCGCCAGCAGTCCGCCGCGTCTGATATTCCGCACAACGCTTGATATCGGTGTCGTCTCCAAGATCCCTGTATCCAATCTCCCATTCTTCGTAACCTGGGCCGACAGGGAGCTCTTCCTTTTGAACCGCGGACGCACCCTCGACGTAACCAGGATTCCCTTATTCCGCAGGCCAGAACAGACAGGGTTGAGCATTTGCTCCCTCAAGGATCCCATCTACCTACCACGCTCAACCGAGTCCCGGAGCATGCATTTCGTTCCCGCGCCGGAGCCCTCTATATCTGAATCCCCTGCCGATAGAAAAAGGGCCAAGCGGTTTGCGTCTCTTATCCTCGGCTCTTATTCTAGCTCCCCGACTCGCGAAGTGTTTGTCCCGAAGGCTTTATGCGACACACCAATCGCTGTCTTCCTCCGCGAGAACAGGGATTTGGTCTGGCAGTGCAAGTCAACTtcggcagaggcagaggaaaTGCCGTTAGTCAATTCTGCCTGCGGGCGGCTGAAGGGTAAATTCGAGTCTTTTGACCTGGAGGAGGACTGTGATATTGTACCGTATTTCTTCTGA
- a CDS encoding ATP-binding protein (COG:O;~EggNog:ENOG410PGD9;~InterPro:IPR027417,IPR003593,IPR003959;~PFAM:PF00004;~go_function: GO:0005524 - ATP binding [Evidence IEA];~go_function: GO:0016887 - ATPase activity [Evidence IEA]), with protein sequence MAETVGYASASEPPKTSIQRVMTDHGNKAERLLRVDQIYSRKDRQVHFIKTAKARSKPDRFSKTALVVRRVISKQGMVSHSEIDVRSPLLQDLLKGLYKGVDGLALNKSPPVATPRLLFWAAPHLLRVKEEEKLKQQPDQQLVNDIGTALRFVDEDYHAESSSLKSMLENNEVTWELLWAVFPPKEAVLAPRYGVMKQEQAFKLSDSTYSERENRSRYFVVQGSIIRTDGRDFGFGTIEVEIDQYEGARKLSSLDAFPLSHHADEKAIRERLVARGKKYLSLFDQPACRDYPVTYAAKEIIQPDGKPALEKLNAQGRVMVDPEGYYLHNTSSILNDPAVFLEDVRDPHTLLEDEIIFCAAEINGFSFTQKEWCQVAVAGLTEIVWNLDAFQRLVMDENRRRLIHGLVKAHRHEDASFDDIIANKGQGLIALLTGSPGVGKTLTAEAVAEVTQRPLYVVATGELGVNPDAVDRRLQTILEITRRWGCVLLIDEADVFLAARGKDFARDALVSVFLRRLEYFRGVAILTTNRKDNLDEAFKSIPIHSLIPTGSADRTLTGRIHFTVHYPDLDEHSRKEVWKNFMTNVARTSELSKFTEEDFVALSRHRLNGRQIKNIVSCAVSLAREENKHISIQDIEALMEILVN encoded by the exons ATGGCGGAAACGGTCGGATATGCTTCGGCAAGCGAGCCGCCAAAGACTTCGATCCAACGGGTCATGACCGACCATGGCAATAAGGCAGAGCGATTGCTTCGTGTTGATCAAAT ATACAGCAG AAAGGACCGCCAGGTCCATTTTATCAAGACAGCAAAGGCACGTTCCAAGCCCGATCGCTTCAGCAAGACTGCTCTTGTGGTGCGTCGGGTCATCTCGAAACAGGGCATGGTCTCGCACAGCGAAATCGATGTCAGGTCGCCCCTACTGCAGGACCTATTGAAGGGGCTATACAAGGGCGTTGACGGCCTCGCATTAAACAAGTCTCCTCCAGTG GCCACACCGCGACTGCTATTCTGGGCAGCACCGCATTTGCTGCGggtcaaggaggaagaaaagctgAAGCAACAACCAGACCAACAGCTCGTTAACGATATTGGGACGGCCCTGCGtttcgtcgacgaggactaCCACGCTGAGAGCAGTAGCCTGAAATCAATGCTGGAGAATAACGAGGTTACCTGGGAGCTGCTATGGGCGGTTTTCCCCCCAAAGGAGGCCGTTCTCGCACCCAGGTACGGGGTTATGAAGCAGGAGCAGGCATTCAAGCTGTCGGATTCGACCTATTCCGAACGAGAGAATAGGTCGCGCTACTTTGTCGTCCAGGGCTCGATTATTCGTACTGACGGCCGggactttggctttggaaCGATTGAAGTGGAGATTGATCAGTATGAAGGGGCTCGCAAGTTAAGCAGCCTCGACGCTTTCCCTCTGTCCCATCATGCAGATGAGAAGGCCATTCGCGAGCGACTCGTTGCGCGAGGGAAGAAGTATCTCTCCCTGTTCGACCAGCCTGCATGCAGGGACTATCCCGTCACCTACGCGGCCAAAGAAATCATCCAGCCGGATGGGAAACCGGCCCTAGAGAAATTGAAC GCTCAGGGAAGAGTCATGGTCGACCCTGAAGGGTACTATCTGCATAACACCTCGTCGATACTGAATGACCCAGCGGTATTCTTGGAAGACGTACGAGACCCGCACACCTTgctcgaggatgagatcaTATTCTGTGCAGCAGAAATCAATGGATTCAGCTTCACACAAAAGGAATGGTGTCAAGTTGCCGTCGCTGGCCTGACTGAGATTGTGTGGAACCTAGATGCGTTCCAGAGGCTCGTTATGGACGAGAACCGTCGGCGCCTTATTCACGGGCTAGTCAAAGCGCACCGGCATGAAGACGCTTCATTCGATGACATTATAGCGAACAAAGGCCAGGGCTTGATTGCCCTGTTGACTGGAAGTCCTGGTGTTGGCAAGACGCTGACCGCGGAGGCCGTCGCAGAGGTCACTCAAAGACCGCTCTATGTAGTCGCAACTGGAGAACTGGGAGTTAATCCTGATGCTGTCGACCGCCGGCTGCAAACGATCCTGGAGATAACGCGACGGTGGGGGTGTGTGCTTCTGATTGATGAAGCTGATGTCTTTCTCGCAGCTCGAGGCAAGGATTTCGCTCGCGATGCTCTGGTCAGCgtcttcctccgccgacTCGAATA TTTCCGCGGAGTAGCCATTCTCACTACAAACAGAAAGGACAACCTGGATGAAGCTTTCAAGAGTATCCCTATCCACAGCCTTATCCCAACGGGCTCTGCTGACAGAACACTTACAGGTCGAATCCATTTCACGGTGCATTACCCAGACCTCGACGAGCACAGCCGCAAGGAAGTGTGGAAGAACTTCATGACGAACGTGGCAAGGACATCCGAACTTTCCAAGTTCACAGAAGAGGACTTTGTGGCGCTCTCGCGACACAGGCTTAATGGACGCCAG ATCAAGAATATTGTTTCTTGTGCTGTCTCCCTTGCGCGCGAGGAGAACAAGCATATATCCATTCAAGATATTGAGGCTTTGATGGAGATTCTGGTGAATTGA
- a CDS encoding uncharacterized protein (COG:S;~EggNog:ENOG410PQ5A;~InterPro:IPR011009,IPR002575) has product MASAFREDLLESYTDSELAHYIVSSPSCESSSRVFNLSPNLIAKQYESSEVQDAFKATEVARQLGIRGPSIQKVIKNQENAYAIMGRIQGATLDAIWKKLGWATTIRLGLQLRCFINILRSVTSPTAGSLATGECRSFWLEDRYGLPANSGPAETAHFVQFWANFTSMRRAMQAAKQGQTPNSTAGLALSLIIEPFVLTHHDLAPRNLLVSPCGQLSLLDWDLAGFYPASFEYRFAVGRRYELLENIGPSRYPVSRLHRQSRASLITT; this is encoded by the coding sequence ATGGCTTCCGCATTCCGGGAAGACCTGCTAGAGAGCTACACGGACTCGGAACTGGCTCATTATATTGTATCTTCACCGTCATGCGAGTCCTCCTCCCGGGTATTCAACCTTTCCCCGAATCTCATAGCCAAGCAATATGAGTCTTCAGAGGTCCAAGATGCTTTCAAGGCAACCGAAGTTGCTCGCCAGCTTGGGATCCGCGGTCCTTCTATACAAAAGGTAATCAAAAATCAAGAGAATGCTTACGCTATCATGGGTCGGATTCAGGGAGCTACGCTGGACGCCATctggaagaagctgggcTGGGCCACGACAATTAGGCTCGGTCTGCAGCTTCGCtgctttataaatatcctCCGATCCGTTACCTCACCCACCGCCGGATCACTTGCTACAGGCGAATGCAGGTCTTTCTGGCTAGAAGATCGCTACGGTCTTCCGGCGAATTCTGGACCTGCTGAAACTGCCCACTTCGTCCAGTTCTGGGCGAACTTTACGTCGATGCGACGGGCAATGCAAGCAGCAAAACAAGGCCAAACACCAAATTCCACCGCAGGACTTGCACTTTCCCTGATCATCGAGCCATTTGTCTTGACTCATCATGATCTCGCGCCACGCAACCTTCTCGTTTCTCCTTGTGGTCAGCTTTCGCTCCTTGACTGGGATTTGGCTGGTTTCTATCCTGCCTCCTTTGAGTATAGGTTCGCCGTCGGAAGGAGATACGAACTGTTAGAAAATATAGGACCCTCAAGGTATCCTGTATCCCGATTGCACAGGCAAAGCAGGGCATCACTAATAACTACCTGA
- a CDS encoding uncharacterized protein (COG:E;~EggNog:ENOG410PVWY;~InterPro:IPR036052,IPR001926;~PFAM:PF00291) produces MEYSHHFNADRLSTQAEIDAAVCMQNLSNWMPAVDEIRTWPEYSRQPLRTLPNLARRLGIQQLFIKDESKRFGTELGSFKALGAPYSVYKILAEEVHAKKGVWPSAAELRTDKHHDITQHITVCVATDGNQGRGLAYGAKIFGCRCVDYIHSHCSAGRAQRMMDLGAIVIRIDGEYEASVARAKEDARMNGWYFVSSTSWSDFDNDVPQQVMNAYMVVLEEALALIPEVNRITHVFVCGGVGSIAAAIFQGFYTNLRGTLKAPARVPRFVLVEPSEADCLLRSAKNGEPCQSQGSLHTLMAGLACRAPSPAAWKILTWLTSDFLSVPDSAAIQGMQELAYGRAGDVPVVCGESSAATMGVMVASGTDPSLREKLGLGADSQVVLFGLEGATDPEIYESLVGKSPAAVFKAQDRFASQTPAP; encoded by the coding sequence ATGGAATACTCCCATCACTTTAATGCGGACCGTCTGTCCACGCAGGCCGAGATCGACGCCGCAGTCTGCATGCAGAACCTTTCCAATTGGATGCCCGCTGTCGACGAAATTCGCACCTGGCCTGAATACTCCAGACAGCCCCTCAGAACGCTTCCCAATCTTGCACGCAGACTTGGAATCCAACAGTTGTTCATCAAGGATGAGAGCAAGCGCTTCGGCACCGAGCTTGGCTCCTTCAAGGCCCTTGGTGCTCCATATTCGGTCTATAAGATCcttgcggaggaggtgcaTGCAAAGAAGGGCGTCTGGCCTTCAGCAGCTGAGCTACGAACTGATAAGCATCATGATATCACTCAGCATATTACCGTGTGTGTCGCTACGGATGGTAACCAAGGTCGCGGCCTAGCGTACGGCGCGAAGATATTCGGCTGTCGCTGCGTCGATTATATTCACAGCCATTGCAGTGCTGGTCGTGCTCAGCGAATGATGGACCTGGGTGCGATAGTCATCAGGATTGATGGGGAATATGAGGCCTCGGTCGCCCGGGCTAAGGAAGATGCCCGCATGAATGGCTGGTACTTCGTGAGCAGTACCTCCTGGTCCGATTTCGATAATGACGTCCCCCAGCAAGTCATGAACGCCTATATGGTTGTCTTGGAAGAGGCCCTCGCTTTGATTCCTGAGGTCAATCGTATCACTCACGTATTTGTGTGTGGAGGTGTTGGTAGCATCGCTGCGGCCATCTTCCAGGGTTTCTACACCAATCTCCGTGGAACCTTGAAAGCCCCAGCGAGGGTACCCCGATTTGTTCTTGTTGAGCCATCTGAGGCAGACTGCTTGCTACGTAGTGCTAAGAACGGCGAGCCCTGTCAGTCGCAAGGCTCTCTGCACACTCTTATGGCTGGGTTGGCCTGCCGGGCGCCCTCTCCAGCAGCATGGAAAATCCTTACTTGGTTGACCAGTGATTTCCTGTCGGTTCCCGATTCAGCCGCGATTCAAGGCATGCAGGAACTGGCCTACGGTCGAGCGGGCGACGTCCCTGTTGTGTGTGGTGAATCATCGGCCGCTACCATGGGTGTAATGGTGGCGTCGGGCACAGACCCATCCCTGCGAGAGAAATTGGGATTAGGTGCAGACAGCCAGGTTGTACTTTTTGGCCTGGAAGGCGCTACTGATCCTGAAATCTACGAGTCCCTGGTGGGCAAGTCTCCCGCCGCGGTCTTTAAGGCTCAAGATCGCTTTGCCAGCCAGACTCCTGCACCCTGA